TGTTGACCACGAAGGATTTGCGATTAATGAAGAGAAAACCCGCATTCTCCGCAATTCCGTACAACAAGATGTCACTGGGGTAGTAGTGAATAGCAAACCAAATGTTGATAAAAAAACTTTGAAACGTTTTCGCGCTACTTTATATCAAATTGAAAAAGATGGTATTGAAGGGAAATTTTGGGGTAATTCTTCTGATGTGATGGCCTCGATTCATGGATTTGCTAATTTCGTGGCGATGGTTAACCCCCAATTAGGGGCAGAATTTCAAGCACAGGTGAAACGGATTAAAGAGGGCAGGGTAAAGGGGGAAATGGGAAAGGGGAAAGGGGGAGAAATAATTTAACTATCATCTTCTCTCCTGCTCCCCAATTTTCTTTAATGACAATGAATTAGCCCTGGGGGATAGGGGAAAGGGGGAGATAAATACAATTAATTTTCATCCTTCAGACTTCATCCTTCAGACTTCATCCTTCAGACTTCAGACTTCAGACTTCAGATTTCATCCTTCATCCTTCAGATTTCATCCTTCAGACTTCATCCTGTTCATCCTTTAATCCTTAAATCCCGATCCAGGCTTCATCAAGTATTTATCGATCGTCGGCCAGAAATTATTAATTCTTCAACCAAAATTCCTCTACCATTAGGCATACTTTTAGAAGAGCAGCTAATTAGGGCTCCTGGTAGCAGTTCGCCTACCGAGTAAAAATCTAAAACTAATTGCCAGTCAATGTATTATCAAACTGCTTACGGGCTGGGTATCCAGTCTGAGTTGCCGCTACCAGCGCTCGTGTCAGGAGCTACCACCGTGGATGTGGTAGTCAAAATGGGAAAAGTAGACCGAACTGTATCGGAAATCGCTAGTCCGAGTAATTTTTTGTTACGCGCTTCTCAAGAAGAAGCTTGCTTTTATTGTGAAAAAGTGGGCGCTTTCTTGGTAAAAAATGGACGAGAAATTATCGTAGATGCGAATTTAGGTGTAGATGAGAGAGTACTTAGTCATTTTCTCGTAGGTTTACCTTTAGCAATGTTGCTGCACCAGCGGGGTTTACTAATTCTTCATGGTAGTGCTGTGGCTATTAATGGTGCGGTGGTGGCATTTGTTGGGAGGTCTGGGGCGGGAAAGTCTACGATCGCGGCAACTTTTCATCGCGACAATTATCCGATAGTAACCGATGATATTTTAGCGGTTGATATTAATATTAGCGGTAATATCAGGGTGATTCCCAGTTACCCTCAACTGAGGTTATGGCCGGAAACGATTAATTTTTTGGGAGAAGTGCCGGAAAATTTACCACAAGTTTATCCAAAGGCAGAGAAACGGGCAAAAACTCTTAATAGTCAGTTTCAACTAACACCACTTCCTCTTCAAGGAATTTATGTATTAGATCGGGGTAACGATCGCGAAATCGAAGTTCTGAAACCGCAGGCAGCATTTTTGGAAATAGCTCGCCAATGTTATCCAAATTTTGATTTATTAACTGCGATCGGTACGAGCGAATTCAAATTTCAGCAGTGCATTAAATTAGCTCGTCGCTTGCGTGTTTGTCGGTTGAAAAGACCCCGTGATTTGTCTTCCCTACCAGAATTAACTAAATTAGTTGAAGCAGATATTTTATCGAGTAAAAATGATAAAGCCCAACTCGTTAGGCAGGCGATTACCACAGAGTTGGGCTGCATTTAATTTAAAAAGAAGGTTAAACCAATCTAAGCATCTATTTCTTCTTCAGCACCTTCTGCGGCAGCAGACTGGTTGCGTCTTCGGGAAGAAAAATTGCCTGTCATTTTGCGTTTGCGATACTTTCTTGCGTATGCTTGGTTACGCAGTGCTTTTTCTTTTTTTAGATTGCGGCGTTTCGCCATTTTGACCTCATTGTTCAAAAAAACAGCAGCACTTCTAGATATTATTAAGTTGCTACTATCCTTAGGTACGATTAGGGTTTTTGCTTAACCTTTTTCAGGTAAGCTATGCTAGGATATCACAGGTAAAATGGGGGTGTCAATCAACACAAACTTCTCTGATTTCCGAGTGTTTGCTTATGTTGAATTAAACCGCTAACTGGAATATATGTTGAAATTTGAAAGAAGAATCTAGAATTCTCGCTTGTCAGAATTGAGTAGATAATCTCGATGTTATTGTTTTGTACTGGGAAAAATTAGTCGATCGATCTCCCCATTTTCCCGATCGAAATAAATGATGCTCCAGCAGCTTTACCACCGAGATCGATCGCTGGCTGGGCGGTTGTTTTCTTGGGGTCTAGCTTTGTTAACTCGTAATTGCCTTCCCATCCATTCATGGGAGTTCAATTCAGAGATCGCTACTTCCTCTTGGGCGTCGTCGAGCATTTCTACAAAGGCAAAACCGCGCATCCTCCCCGTTTCTCTATCTACGGGTAGAACTACTCGTTTAACAGAACCGTATTCTTTAAATAATTGTGTAATATCTTCGGAAGTGGCTTTGTAAGACAAGTTGCCAACGTAAATAGTCATAAAAAAATGTATTCCATCAGCTTCAGCAATTTAGATGAAGGGTGTTTGAACAATATCGAGAAGATACTATTTCCGTTCAGCTAAAAAGTTTTTATAACTTTCCCGGATGTGCGAGCTTGGTTTTCGCGATCGCTAGTGGCTTCCCCGATTATGTTATTAGTCCTTCTATCTGTGTTTGCGATCATTATAGCTGGGTCTGTCAATCGTTGTTAGTACTTAATTTGACACTGTAAAAATATTTTAGTAGTACTGAATATTCTGGGATTCTAGGTAGCTCGGTGTCTTGAGGGTTTACAAAGAGGGGCCATCGCCCTACCGCGTAATCCCTACTAGTCTAAAGAAGTAGCCTGGGAATCTACCTGAGGGATGTCCATCCCTGGCGAGCTATTCAGTAAACTTACGGTTAATGAGGCATTTTTCCCGAAAAGCAGTTCTCCTTTGGTTTGCTGTGAACTAACTCCCAAGAAAAAGTTAAGTAACAAAGTCATTGCAGCGGCTAGCATTAATTTTTCAAACATGGCTTACTTCCTCAAAACTGTCTAAGTACCGTAGAACTACCCATAGTTTTAATATCTTTCTTTTGGCGGAAAGTTTTTGTGATACAAATCGATCGAAAAAGGTGACAATGATCTGGTTGTCGTGCGATCGCGATCGCACCTGTTAATTTAGTACTTAGATTAACTAGTAAACTTTTTCACTGAGAATCAAGTATCAGGTGGAAGAGCCAGCAAGCAGAAGATTAAAAATCAGCCAATTTAACCTGATTATCTTCATATACAGAATAAATTAGCTTTTTGCAAGCTAATGTGAAGATTGAGTTGTTTTTTCACCAGTAAGGAAG
The window above is part of the Leptolyngbyaceae cyanobacterium genome. Proteins encoded here:
- a CDS encoding RNA-binding protein, which gives rise to MTIYVGNLSYKATSEDITQLFKEYGSVKRVVLPVDRETGRMRGFAFVEMLDDAQEEVAISELNSHEWMGRQLRVNKARPQENNRPASDRSRW